From the Candidatus Poribacteria bacterium genome, one window contains:
- a CDS encoding thiamine pyrophosphate-dependent enzyme produces the protein MARRARRERPIQGAPTARDFKGDVNPDWCAGCGDFSVLNALQNAYAKLGRGNHDHLTVSGIGCSSNLPGYVKTYGMHTLHGRALAVATGAKFANHELNVVVTGGDGDGYGIGGNHFIHTMRKNIDLLYIVMNNETYGLTVGQASPTTIVGEQTKSTPFGNLESPLNPVAMAIVAGATYVARAFSSEGRQLAELMYNGMQHKGFAFIDVISPCVTWKKEKMKIFDYWKERVQSLENHDTSDRAAALAQAVKTGHETQLGLFYHDTSRQSLDQMEPVLEKGPIVHQPLGITQEQGDAIIQRMM, from the coding sequence ATGGCGAGACGAGCAAGACGAGAAAGACCTATTCAAGGTGCACCTACAGCGCGAGATTTTAAAGGTGATGTTAATCCCGATTGGTGTGCCGGTTGTGGTGATTTTAGTGTCCTTAATGCGCTACAAAACGCTTATGCCAAACTCGGTCGTGGCAATCATGATCACCTGACTGTAAGTGGAATCGGGTGTTCCTCTAACCTCCCTGGTTATGTCAAAACGTACGGGATGCATACGCTACACGGTCGCGCTTTAGCAGTCGCAACGGGTGCTAAATTTGCCAATCACGAGTTGAATGTTGTCGTCACGGGTGGTGATGGTGATGGTTACGGTATCGGCGGAAATCATTTCATTCATACGATGCGAAAAAATATTGATCTCCTCTACATTGTCATGAATAACGAGACGTATGGGTTGACTGTTGGGCAAGCCTCACCGACGACTATAGTAGGAGAACAGACGAAAAGCACGCCGTTCGGTAATTTAGAGTCACCTCTCAATCCGGTTGCGATGGCAATTGTCGCGGGTGCGACTTATGTCGCAAGGGCATTTAGTTCTGAAGGAAGACAACTCGCGGAATTGATGTATAACGGGATGCAACACAAAGGGTTTGCGTTCATTGACGTTATCAGTCCTTGTGTGACTTGGAAGAAGGAGAAAATGAAGATTTTCGACTATTGGAAGGAGCGAGTCCAATCTCTTGAAAATCATGACACAAGTGACAGAGCCGCTGCACTTGCGCAAGCAGTCAAGACGGGGCATGAAACGCAGCTTGGGTTGTTCTACCATGATACAAGCCGCCAGTCATTGGATCAAATGGAACCTGTTTTGGAAAAAGGTCCTATAGTGCATCAACCGCTCGGCATCACCCAGGAGCAGGGTGACGCAATCATCCAAAGAATGATGTAA
- a CDS encoding 2-oxoacid:acceptor oxidoreductase subunit alpha: MAKYDFAIAVGGAPGQGIEAAGKSISQICARYGLNVFTYTAYQSLIRGGHSFLTIRISSEPVANHGDKIDLIIALDANSVEKHLPHVAPGGALIYNSEHVKEPPTRDDIQLCPISYKELTNDPDRKALMLNVCMSSVALQLVGIDLAVLEDIIVLTFLKRKGQAVVDANIAAARASYDYAAEHFTPLDVQFERQDTPLAFGSGNMLMAMGGAAAGVKFYAAYPMSPSTGILHWMAPNARDLGIIVRQCEDEISVVNMVIGAAHTGARAMCATSGGGFALMSEAIGSAGMMEIPIVVVNVQRGGPSTGLPTKTEQGDLWQVLGASQGDFPKIVVSPTSMMDGFDTIPELFNLIDKFQCPGMVLTDLSLAEGHTTFVPDSINWQPKIDRGELITGQGQTDGEYLRYQITDSGISPRAIPGTPGHTHVVATDDHDEDGGLISDEFTNPHKRRDIMEKRQRKMEGIVELLPPPTLEGAEDAEVTLIGWGSTHGVIAEAAQMLNEAGIATNHIHFKWLYPMDEDAVNEVLAKSAHSIIVECNYTGQFARFLRGETGFKADGHIRKYDGEPFMPHHVVDGTRELLNSKTDLYVPYQEIVV; encoded by the coding sequence ATGGCAAAGTACGATTTTGCAATCGCTGTAGGAGGGGCACCCGGGCAGGGTATAGAAGCTGCAGGCAAAAGCATCAGCCAAATCTGTGCCCGGTATGGGCTGAACGTTTTTACTTACACCGCCTATCAATCCCTCATCCGCGGCGGTCACTCCTTCCTGACGATCCGGATCAGTTCTGAACCTGTTGCGAACCACGGGGACAAGATAGATCTGATTATTGCTCTGGATGCCAATAGCGTAGAGAAGCATCTGCCACATGTAGCCCCTGGTGGTGCTTTAATCTATAATAGCGAGCATGTGAAAGAGCCTCCAACACGAGATGACATCCAATTGTGTCCTATTTCCTATAAAGAGCTCACCAACGACCCAGATAGAAAAGCCCTTATGCTGAATGTTTGTATGTCCAGTGTGGCTTTGCAATTGGTAGGGATAGATTTAGCAGTGCTTGAGGACATCATCGTTCTGACATTTCTCAAACGTAAAGGTCAAGCAGTAGTGGATGCGAATATTGCTGCTGCACGTGCAAGTTACGATTACGCTGCTGAACACTTTACGCCGTTAGATGTCCAATTTGAGAGACAGGATACCCCGTTGGCGTTCGGTAGCGGTAATATGCTGATGGCGATGGGCGGTGCAGCCGCAGGTGTCAAATTTTATGCTGCATATCCGATGAGTCCATCAACAGGTATTCTCCACTGGATGGCCCCAAACGCTCGCGATCTCGGTATTATCGTTCGGCAATGTGAAGATGAAATCAGCGTTGTCAATATGGTAATCGGTGCTGCACACACCGGTGCACGCGCAATGTGTGCCACATCGGGTGGCGGTTTCGCACTCATGTCCGAAGCGATTGGCAGTGCCGGCATGATGGAAATTCCAATCGTTGTTGTTAATGTTCAACGCGGGGGCCCCTCCACAGGTTTACCTACCAAAACCGAGCAGGGAGATTTATGGCAAGTTCTCGGCGCGAGCCAAGGTGATTTTCCGAAAATTGTTGTTTCACCTACCAGTATGATGGACGGTTTTGATACAATACCTGAACTCTTTAACCTCATTGACAAGTTTCAGTGCCCCGGCATGGTGCTCACGGATTTGTCGCTGGCGGAAGGTCACACGACATTCGTGCCGGATTCTATCAACTGGCAACCTAAAATCGACCGTGGGGAATTAATCACCGGACAAGGACAGACAGATGGTGAATATCTGCGTTACCAGATCACAGACAGCGGAATTTCGCCCCGTGCTATCCCTGGCACGCCTGGGCATACGCACGTTGTTGCTACCGACGATCATGATGAAGATGGGGGGCTGATTAGTGATGAATTCACGAATCCTCATAAACGTCGTGATATTATGGAGAAACGGCAACGCAAGATGGAAGGCATCGTTGAACTGCTCCCGCCTCCGACTCTGGAGGGAGCTGAAGATGCCGAAGTCACCTTGATTGGGTGGGGGTCCACGCATGGTGTCATCGCTGAAGCAGCACAAATGTTAAACGAAGCAGGCATTGCCACCAACCATATCCACTTCAAGTGGCTCTATCCAATGGATGAAGATGCCGTCAACGAAGTGCTTGCAAAATCTGCGCATTCGATTATCGTTGAGTGCAACTACACGGGTCAATTCGCTCGGTTTTTACGGGGTGAGACCGGCTTTAAGGCAGATGGGCACATCCGCAAATACGACGGTGAGCCGTTTATGCCGCATCACGTTGTTGATGGCACCCGTGAACTTTTGAACAGTAAAACAGATCTTTATGTCCCCTATCAAGAGATTGTTGTCTAA
- a CDS encoding HEAT repeat domain-containing protein, with product MDDEHIVADLIEDLSELDDDILEAAREELVAIGEPAIPQLVEALADNLGDVVEQATEVLAAIGEPAIPALIDQMAIAERYYALALGNTLSLIGEPAIPVLVEALSDKLNEEFREYAARALNLMGSAAIGAMPALIDALNDPSEDVRSYAAYTLAKLEDAAADAVPALIKALDDESEEVQNYVAFALEKIGTPEAKQALEAFSQT from the coding sequence ATGGACGATGAACACATCGTAGCGGATTTAATCGAGGATTTGTCGGAGCTGGATGACGATATCCTTGAAGCTGCGAGAGAAGAATTGGTTGCTATCGGTGAACCTGCTATACCGCAACTTGTTGAGGCACTCGCTGATAATCTTGGGGATGTGGTTGAGCAAGCCACTGAGGTCTTGGCTGCCATTGGTGAACCGGCAATACCTGCGCTTATTGATCAGATGGCGATAGCTGAGAGGTACTATGCACTCGCGCTTGGTAATACGCTTAGCCTCATCGGTGAACCAGCAATACCGGTTTTGGTGGAAGCGTTATCTGACAAACTCAATGAAGAGTTCCGCGAATATGCAGCTCGCGCGCTCAATCTGATGGGGAGCGCGGCAATTGGTGCGATGCCTGCGCTTATTGATGCTTTGAACGATCCGTCGGAGGATGTTCGGTCTTATGCTGCGTACACGCTTGCTAAACTGGAAGACGCAGCAGCGGATGCAGTACCTGCGCTTATCAAGGCACTTGACGATGAATCCGAAGAGGTCCAAAATTATGTCGCTTTTGCATTAGAAAAAATTGGAACCCCGGAAGCAAAACAGGCACTTGAAGCGTTCAGCCAAACGTAA
- a CDS encoding carboxypeptidase-like regulatory domain-containing protein, whose product MYTNTSLYNRSKRNMQIRYVPAWRIGSLLTVALTLLFWLSTLHAQQTTDSGDIQGTVIDRKREKPIASQPVTLTVHKADTAETQETTTDENGDYRFGNLPLNPSVHYTVSTIYEGTDYIEKDLVLSTWAPNIKINFEIGAFTEDKTHVRVKTHSLFIGPPPEDHPPDGAVTVIEVFEIENLSDLPFRTTHGTQKVGALFALPKGVEAFQPHSSVALTMDTATNHAILTTPLPPGGTILGYTYIFHVEKDGLDLSRRLNFTTSKLSFLVPEGVGLMPRAKFFGAPRREQIHGVIYLNYQSTAPKPFEAGKTIDLAFDVNMDTAHGALPAQTSNLGQLILIAVAAALTGGFFVAALFKLRTAKTTTESNTDNTSTPSDAGWLRKLTPDDREHVRVARLEFITHLDDKYEKQEISERVYKRLRREQTERLTTLLEEQKRGNNA is encoded by the coding sequence ATGTACACTAACACATCTTTATACAACCGTTCAAAACGCAACATGCAGATTCGCTATGTTCCCGCGTGGCGCATCGGTAGCTTACTAACGGTTGCCTTGACCCTTCTCTTTTGGCTTTCCACCCTCCATGCCCAGCAAACAACAGATTCGGGCGACATTCAAGGCACAGTCATTGACAGAAAACGCGAGAAACCCATCGCCTCGCAACCTGTAACCCTGACGGTACATAAGGCTGACACCGCTGAAACACAAGAAACGACAACGGATGAAAATGGGGACTACCGTTTCGGGAATCTACCACTTAATCCCAGTGTTCACTACACGGTTTCAACTATCTACGAAGGCACAGACTACATTGAGAAAGATCTGGTGCTGTCAACCTGGGCTCCGAATATCAAAATCAACTTTGAAATTGGGGCGTTTACAGAAGACAAAACGCACGTCCGTGTCAAGACGCATAGTCTCTTTATTGGACCTCCACCTGAGGACCACCCGCCAGACGGTGCTGTTACAGTTATTGAAGTATTTGAGATCGAAAACCTAAGCGATCTACCTTTTAGAACAACACACGGCACACAAAAGGTTGGGGCACTTTTCGCGCTTCCAAAAGGTGTTGAGGCTTTTCAACCGCATTCGTCAGTAGCCCTTACGATGGATACTGCCACTAATCACGCCATCCTGACAACGCCATTACCGCCTGGAGGAACGATCTTAGGCTACACTTATATTTTTCATGTCGAGAAAGACGGACTGGATTTATCCCGTCGCCTGAATTTCACCACATCAAAACTCTCATTTTTAGTCCCTGAAGGTGTTGGTCTTATGCCGCGTGCCAAGTTTTTCGGGGCACCCAGACGCGAACAAATCCACGGGGTCATTTATCTAAATTATCAGAGTACTGCGCCAAAGCCGTTTGAGGCAGGCAAAACAATCGACTTAGCATTCGACGTGAATATGGACACTGCGCATGGTGCCTTACCAGCGCAGACATCTAATCTTGGACAACTAATACTTATCGCTGTTGCAGCAGCATTGACAGGGGGTTTTTTCGTTGCTGCACTTTTCAAACTCCGCACAGCCAAAACTACTACCGAATCTAATACTGATAATACCTCAACACCTTCAGACGCCGGATGGCTTCGTAAACTGACTCCGGACGACCGCGAGCATGTCCGCGTCGCAAGGCTTGAATTCATTACGCATCTCGATGATAAGTACGAGAAGCAGGAAATCTCGGAGCGCGTCTACAAACGCTTGCGCCGAGAACAAACCGAACGCCTTACCACACTCTTAGAAGAACAAAAGAGGGGAAACAATGCATAG
- a CDS encoding cytochrome c-type biogenesis protein CcmH: MKIGRFDRIMLFNESVVLNCLRVIVLIIACNFSVIAYAQTEGTAGVEPEDMKDATVTSDLEELLTTVYCYCGCVRETIEVCTCSTAMNIENNFRDRLLAGEAVEQIRTDYLDTYGPQYYAVMPVEGINILAYIMPAVILIVIGGIVFVVLRKSRQRASVTVDAQVALESQPSDEAVKQVETELERYKRES, translated from the coding sequence ATGAAAATAGGAAGATTTGATCGCATTATGCTGTTCAATGAATCTGTAGTTCTTAATTGTCTTCGGGTTATTGTGCTTATTATTGCTTGCAATTTTAGTGTCATCGCGTATGCACAGACAGAAGGTACCGCTGGGGTAGAACCGGAGGACATGAAAGATGCCACGGTTACGTCCGATTTAGAGGAGCTGCTAACTACAGTCTACTGTTACTGCGGATGTGTAAGGGAGACAATTGAAGTGTGTACGTGCAGCACGGCAATGAATATTGAGAACAATTTTCGCGATCGGTTGCTTGCTGGTGAGGCCGTTGAGCAAATTCGCACGGATTACCTTGACACTTACGGACCGCAATATTATGCAGTCATGCCTGTAGAAGGTATTAACATACTTGCCTACATTATGCCTGCTGTCATTCTGATTGTAATTGGTGGGATTGTCTTTGTTGTGCTCCGAAAGTCAAGGCAGAGGGCATCAGTAACAGTGGACGCGCAGGTAGCATTGGAATCACAACCTTCGGATGAAGCAGTCAAGCAGGTTGAGACTGAACTTGAAAGGTACAAACGGGAGAGTTAG
- a CDS encoding heme lyase CcmF/NrfE family subunit — protein MTAEIGQAAIYLSVLSCLWAIGFLSFGLRIRNARAIQSGRNAVVATFILTSIATGALIYGFVTDDFSMRYVFEVSSAAQPLFYKITALWGAMSGSLLLWLWVLTGAGAIVVWQNYQRVKQTGDTLADYSLIPIAIVQLFFTILVTGLIEGVYNPLARFPGGQVAADGQGMNPLLQTPLMAIHPPTLYIGWISLTVPFAFAVGALASGRIGSGWILRSRRWMLFSWIILTIGITLGGNWAYQELGWGGYWAWDPVENASFMPWLLGTAYLHSVMIQEKRNMLKLWNILLITLAFQFTLLGTFITRSGIITSVHAFAQSDIGGYFLGFILTSTAGVIALIIYRWNRLKSANRLEALLSRESAFVLNNWLLVGLTLIILWGTLWPIISEAINGEKSSVPEAFFNQVVIIPGILLLFLTGAGPIISWKKITPNNFKRMFLLPLVIGLVGGALTWGFLALIGYTFPLYSVLCSFAAVFVLAAIFAEFYRGAKLRAKRQETSLLNGLNLLIQRNKRRYGGYIIHIGIVILYIGIMGSKGYFLLESKSMTLGESMEVGKYKLTMRDAFDKEYGNYLRSSVIFDVEKNGKRIGTMEPALHAYYKSKPDEEPTKEPAIRHFGMNDLYVALGNIPPDVKTGGVVNVQGYYNPLIGVVWIGVAIMVLGGIVAIAEKSERNRDA, from the coding sequence ATGACTGCGGAAATCGGACAAGCCGCTATATACCTCTCTGTGCTTTCATGTTTGTGGGCAATTGGCTTTCTCAGCTTCGGGCTCCGCATACGAAATGCCCGTGCCATCCAGAGCGGCAGAAACGCCGTTGTTGCCACCTTCATTCTTACTAGTATCGCGACGGGTGCATTAATCTACGGTTTTGTCACCGACGACTTCTCAATGCGCTATGTTTTTGAGGTATCGAGCGCGGCACAACCCCTATTCTACAAAATAACGGCACTCTGGGGTGCCATGTCCGGTTCCCTCCTACTCTGGCTCTGGGTGCTTACAGGTGCTGGTGCTATTGTCGTCTGGCAGAACTACCAACGTGTCAAACAGACAGGCGATACCTTAGCAGACTACTCTCTGATTCCAATCGCTATTGTTCAGTTATTCTTCACTATCCTTGTCACAGGCTTAATTGAAGGCGTTTACAATCCACTCGCTCGGTTTCCTGGCGGACAGGTCGCTGCTGACGGTCAAGGAATGAACCCACTTCTCCAGACACCGCTCATGGCGATCCATCCCCCGACATTATATATCGGTTGGATTAGCCTGACTGTCCCGTTTGCGTTTGCGGTTGGTGCACTCGCATCTGGTAGAATCGGAAGCGGTTGGATACTTCGCTCGCGTAGATGGATGCTATTTTCGTGGATTATTCTGACGATCGGTATCACGCTTGGTGGCAATTGGGCATACCAAGAACTCGGTTGGGGCGGTTACTGGGCATGGGATCCGGTCGAAAACGCCTCTTTTATGCCGTGGCTCCTCGGCACCGCTTATCTACACTCTGTGATGATCCAAGAGAAGCGGAATATGCTCAAACTTTGGAATATCCTCCTAATTACGCTTGCCTTCCAATTTACACTATTAGGGACTTTTATTACGCGTAGTGGAATCATCACATCGGTACATGCTTTCGCACAATCGGATATTGGTGGGTATTTTCTTGGCTTCATCTTAACTTCAACTGCCGGGGTCATCGCACTTATCATCTATCGTTGGAACCGACTCAAGAGCGCGAATCGTTTAGAAGCTCTTCTCTCCCGTGAAAGTGCCTTTGTCCTGAACAACTGGCTCCTCGTCGGGTTAACCCTAATTATCCTCTGGGGTACGTTATGGCCAATCATCTCTGAGGCGATTAACGGTGAAAAGTCCTCAGTTCCTGAAGCCTTTTTCAATCAAGTCGTCATCATTCCGGGGATACTGCTGCTATTCTTAACGGGTGCCGGTCCAATCATTTCATGGAAGAAAATTACGCCTAACAACTTCAAACGCATGTTTTTGTTGCCGCTTGTTATCGGTTTAGTCGGCGGTGCTTTGACCTGGGGATTCCTTGCATTAATAGGATATACTTTTCCGTTGTACTCAGTGCTCTGTAGTTTTGCTGCTGTTTTCGTGCTTGCTGCAATCTTTGCTGAATTTTATCGCGGGGCGAAACTCCGAGCGAAGCGACAGGAAACCTCTCTCCTCAACGGCTTGAACCTCCTTATCCAGCGCAACAAGAGACGATACGGCGGTTACATCATCCATATCGGTATCGTTATCCTCTATATCGGCATTATGGGATCAAAAGGCTATTTTCTGCTTGAATCCAAAAGTATGACACTCGGGGAATCAATGGAAGTAGGCAAGTATAAACTCACAATGAGAGACGCGTTTGATAAAGAATACGGAAACTATCTTCGGAGCAGCGTTATTTTCGACGTTGAAAAGAATGGGAAACGTATAGGGACAATGGAACCCGCACTTCATGCCTATTACAAGTCGAAACCGGATGAAGAACCTACAAAGGAACCAGCGATCCGACATTTTGGTATGAACGACCTCTATGTTGCATTGGGCAATATCCCACCGGATGTCAAGACAGGAGGCGTTGTGAACGTTCAAGGATATTACAACCCTCTGATTGGCGTTGTCTGGATTGGCGTTGCTATAATGGTATTGGGTGGCATCGTCGCGATAGCCGAGAAATCTGAACGCAATAGAGACGCTTGA
- a CDS encoding cytochrome c maturation protein CcmE: MQKQKRFKVIAASVILLSGMAFLVIAMTRSTSMRHFTPAALVADANSADDQLVQVDGLIAEGSSQWDAVNFKLTFAVRDRETDATVNVIYEDQLKPDNFKDGGSVFVEGRYHAAQNLVVATKLMTKCASKYEGAESAVPTDETSYASE, translated from the coding sequence GTGCAAAAACAGAAAAGATTCAAAGTGATCGCAGCGAGTGTCATTTTGCTAAGTGGTATGGCGTTTTTGGTAATAGCCATGACCAGAAGCACGAGTATGCGACATTTCACACCCGCTGCGCTTGTGGCGGATGCGAACAGTGCAGACGATCAGTTGGTCCAGGTTGATGGTCTCATCGCAGAAGGGAGTTCGCAATGGGATGCCGTCAATTTTAAGCTCACCTTTGCTGTCCGAGACCGCGAGACCGATGCAACAGTGAACGTGATTTACGAAGATCAGCTTAAACCGGATAACTTTAAAGATGGCGGCAGTGTTTTCGTTGAAGGTAGATACCATGCAGCACAGAACCTCGTTGTTGCTACGAAACTCATGACGAAATGTGCCTCAAAATACGAAGGGGCAGAAAGTGCCGTACCTACAGATGAAACTTCGTATGCTTCAGAATAA